Part of the Phycisphaerae bacterium genome, AGACGGTAACCACGTGCCGTCCGATCGGCGTGTGCCGAAAGTTCGGGTAGAAGCTGGCCACGCCGGCCAACTGTGCCGGCGTGATCTCGGTCCGTTCGCACACGCGGTGCAGTGCGGCCTGCGGCAGGTAGCGATAGTGGGCCTGAATCGCCTGGAGAATCGGGATGGCAGCGGGCGGCTGGCGTCCCAGGCGCGCGACGATCGCGTCTATGGCACGCAGATCCACGCTCTCGACGACCGGCAGCGGCCGCGCGGCCGACTCCGGTGGCGACGTGGCGGCAGCGGACGAGCGCACGTGCAGCTCGACGACTTGCCGCGGCGGCGGACACGCCGGGATGCGCAGCGTGAGCAGCCACTTGGCGCTGACCAGAAACACCGCGGCCGCCGCCAACAGCGTCTTTGCCAGCACGCCGGTGCGTGCTTCGCGCGCCAGCGTCGCCTGGGTCTGCCGGTCGTACTCGGCCTGCAATTCCGCGGCAGCGCCCGCCTCCAACCGCCCGCGTTCGAGCAGCACCTGCACGCGGGCCTGGTGCGCGGGCAGCGCGCGCAGCGCGACGACCGCGTCAAGCGTGAGCCAGCCACCGGCAAACAGCACGCCCGCGCCGGCCAGTACGGCCAAGACCGCCAGCACGCGTTGGCGCCCGGGGGAACTCATGGTACCGGTGGCCCGGAGGTCCGCACGCGATGGCGCGGACAGCGGTTGAAGCAGCGGGCGCAGAACAGGCACGCGGAGCGCACCGCCCGCAGCTGTTCGATCGCTCCGTATGGGCACGCCTCGGCACACAGGCCGCAATCCAGCTCCTTGTCCGGCGTGACCGTGACGCCACGCCACGAGAGGCGCGACAACAGCGACAGCAGCGCGCCATACGGGCAGAGGTAGCGGCAATACGGCCGGCCGATGAACATTCCAAGAATCAGCAGCCCGGCGCCGATCAGCAACATGTGCAGCGGCCCGGTGAAGCGGAAGAAGCCGACGAACGGATCGAAGCGGCAGATGATGAAGTCGCGATCCACGGCAGGCAGCGCGGCGAACCAGATCGCCAGTCCCAGGTAAGCCCACTTCAGCAGGCCGAGCCCCTGGTCGAGCCGGCGTGGCACGTGCACCGGCCGCAAGACGACGAGTTCCTGAATCGCACCGAGCGGGCACACGCCGCCGCAAAACGCCCGGCCGAACAACAGCGCAAACACGAGCGGCAGGAAAAAGATCGCGATGGCAA contains:
- a CDS encoding 4Fe-4S binding protein → MNVGWRCTLLLLLLLAATAAVAQEYHRPVDAAPSAEDIGADYVTPVVQRALPRALWREIVDVVVLAAALGAASWIVLQRRSRTALVALTIFCLAYFGFYREGCLCPIGAIQNVTVALVDSTYALSLIAIAIFFLPLVFALLFGRAFCGGVCPLGAIQELVVLRPVHVPRRLDQGLGLLKWAYLGLAIWFAALPAVDRDFIICRFDPFVGFFRFTGPLHMLLIGAGLLILGMFIGRPYCRYLCPYGALLSLLSRLSWRGVTVTPDKELDCGLCAEACPYGAIEQLRAVRSACLFCARCFNRCPRHRVRTSGPPVP